From one Mytilus trossulus isolate FHL-02 chromosome 10, PNRI_Mtr1.1.1.hap1, whole genome shotgun sequence genomic stretch:
- the LOC134687249 gene encoding mucin-4-like, which translates to MTERIDESIPSPETLNSAISVTPPLQSLESSSTDDASMFWSTKNISNTMFPSTISSCAEQNVTISPTNSPTQSSNQLPFISPISRSFSTRVRNSCEDVIVDQETEIYNSKLNITDSQMQHTLTATDAMPTIDDSSVEINDSFNDDSDVAEYRLQCDYSRASTPSTLDADSIMSLSLSFNDSDDDSSDMNVEEIVDETNDMVDNGINDIVYKVDNKQSSQMSTNFNETVITNSHTHTISTYQCPAKSDDKISKSTNEECIFVTCDDKTCVTDEKGQLDVLKNDAFEKSIVPVTYTYTDVISGLSTVETQVSHTEPLHKEAEDNFSESKLSSKSNEKDQGSMMTTYNMIKDGFQQHHCDTDDVNKNFIQTKLKQNNSDSFSRYSYVDKISTSTDAVSNTNGQVDMFCKSYVSTNMDKTGLCFSNSSQLFEGDIMDFNKSLLLEVERGIQNSVIKEDIVTENQMRSMVCPGLQTDVSSQISNNIETPSSFEFKIQTAPVSMVVAKENLVSTFVLKPLKSVVNTSHPIGPTLLLGKSDCEELPSKTKGSGCERLPSNGSECERLHFKSCITSIPVQAVNSNLELKGNSEEPSNHSSTYISMVGLTTTISKDSIESFGSTIRPCTVIAGHMQIPMLSAAVPNICHERIHRSILTNQTPVPHHKQLQVKKKDDLINNQIAIKKSKETELYRQYITMSSGGKTIVSPISNSVYTNSLLKPGTKPPLIYRLDATLKNHVSTNSNFTTESDVPILVKGASGKYTFAYLNIENDGKPKSKANEKKSVIPKVNTSVNTIKVVPPNSSLNNPTLTKLLKDNSISPIMSNSSTVPTMTSSTSMLNLTRLLTSNLSKSSATTTCTNMSSRPISSVTSVLPIQQKSKLPTVKDMLKNDTLSEFRKTKRLVRENLALLQKTNCGSKDLFDTYSDILKTIENHENSMFETSTMVNKTLNVPPNDCVTSTEKPLVTNFSVSLPRVPLFSQVSKVPEINETLQTKTAVSGSATKSQIPVIKQSENQSEGLKRPIVVKVVYGTENIKGKTSMTTHDYILDESTGHFRPASCLDEKDKTMKTTLSVPKETTAVYDTTETNTCRELYSAETSRVSAFTKTRIKSWYSNKCSASLIPCTKIKSTLTSTHTTSTAYTNSVPWKLPWFNKVSISSNGNPAVKSQQDKSNIVSSHDNRKLVTYANTKVVSSLPQNNVVSPYSSKSVGSQFSNSNGISPKNDVPSKVSAVKSVRIDKTASSSLVQNIQTKLARKQKLIPYYSLYDKDLPHKRLTKDTQNDQSTAVPISIPSTVIQRPATSNATTNATVNILVPSPLYKQNDSTADGFNCASDRYEIASKQSGKVQKVTPHHSVYDKNLLHMCLPKDPQSDQSITVPISIPSTVIQSPSTSKATTNATVNILVPSPLYKQNDLIADGFNCASDRYGIASKQSHSGKVHKLTLFHTLNDKNLTHKRLSKDPQNYQSITVPISIPSTVIQSRATAQATTNATVDSLPPSPLFKQNVLNSNGCNCISRGCNCALDGYGIKIDSVYSLREVPKKALQTTRSFLRYGSETETDDEGEQATYFRDQFYGKLQKTKVKLNEVAKKDERLRKPCYVVLQDLEGKSVLPSRCTSCCRKYVVRSLCQRIFTMAMILKKELFTYKRKHIRSRKKGIKKKPTQKTLASETPISCSLTSGYTPVSCTSASGYTSVTSTLGTSFTPIINTSAPVVTTSTLPFHSFYIKSEPGTKVYGDEFTASNKTEHDTSEYGQNVSRGENDNASTLSKRARIEKSTK; encoded by the exons ATGACCGAACGTATAGACGAAAGCATACCATCTCCAGAAACATTGAATTCTGCAATATCAGTCACTCCACCACTTCAATCTTTAGAGAGTAGCTCGACCGATGATGCATCTATGTTTTGGTCGACGAAAAATATTAGTAATACAATGTTCCCGTCGACTATATCATCCTGCGCTGAACAAAACGTGACAATTTCGCCGACAAATTCACCTACGCAGTCGTCCAATCAGTTACCATTTATATCACCCATTAGCCGATCATTTTCTACTCGTGTCAGAAATTCTTGTGAAGATGTGATTGTGGATCAAGAAACGGAAATTTATAATTCTAAACTAAACATAACTGATTCCCAAATGCAACACACATTAACAGCTACTGATGCAATGCCTACAATCGACGATTCATCTGTGGAAATAAACGATTCGTTTAATGACGATTCTGATGTTGCTGAATATCGATTGCAGTGTGATTACAGTCGAGCGTCGACTCCAAGCACTTTAGATGCCGATTCTATCATGTCATTATCTTTGTCGTTTAACGATAGTGACGATGATTCTTCTGATATGAATGTGGAAGAGATTGTGGATGAGACAAATGATATGGTGGATAACGGGataaatgacattgtttataaagtAGACAACAAACAGTCAAGTCAGATGTCAACGAATTTTAACGAAACAGTCATTACAAACAG TCATACACATACAATATCTACATATCAGTGTCCAGCTAAATCAGATGATAAAATAAGTAAGTCTACAAATGAAGAGTGTATTTTTGTCACATGTGATGATAAAACGTGCGTTACAGACGAAAAAGGACAacttgatgttttaaaaaacgACGCTTTTGAGAAAAGTATAGTACCCGTTACCTACACTTATACAGATGTAATATCAGGATTGTCTACAGTAGAAACGCAAGTGTCACACACTGAACCATTACATAAGGAAGCAGAGGATAATTTTTCAGAATCTAAACTGTCTTCTAAAAGTAATGAAAAAGATCAAGGATCTATGATGACAACATATAATATGATAAAAGATGGATTTCAACAGCACCATTGTGATACAGATGATGTCAACAAAAACTTCATACAAAccaaattgaaacaaaacaattcaGACTCATTTTCGAGATATTCATACGTCGACAAAATATCAACCAGCACAGATGCTGTAAGTAACACAAATGGTCAAGTAGATATGTTTTGCAAATCATATGTATCTACAAATATGGACAAAACAGGACTGTGTTTTTCTAATAGTTCACAGTTATTCGAAGGGGATATAATGGATTTTAACAAGAGTCTTTTATTAGAGGTCGAGCGAGGAATACAAAATTCAGTTATTAAGGAAGATATAGTAACCGAGAACCAAATGAGGTCAATGGTATGTCCAGGTTTGCAGACTGATGTTTCATCacaaatatcaaacaatatAGAAACGCCATCTTCTTTTGAATTCAAAATACAAACCGCGCCAGTGTCTATGGTTGTCGCAAAGGAAAACCTTGTTTCGACTTTTGTTTTAAAGCCACTGAAATCAGTTGTCAATACATCACATCCGATTGGACCAACTTTATTGCTTGGTAAATCTGATTGTGAGGAATTGCCCTCAAAAACAAAAGGTTCTGGATGCGAGAGACTGCCTTCAAACGGTTCTGAATGTGAGCGACTGCATTTTAAAAGCTGCATTACTAGTATTCCAGTTCAAGCTGTTAATTCCAATCTCGAACTGAAAGGAAATTCAGAAGAGCCAAGTAATCATTCTTCCACTTACATTTCTATGGTAGGATTAACGACCACGATCTCTAAAGACTCAATCGAATCTTTTGGTTCTACTATTAGACCATGTACCGTTATTGCAGGTCATATGCAAATCCCTATGTTGTCAGCTGCAGTACCTAACATTTGTCATGAACGAATACATCGATCAATTTTAACGAACCAGACACCGGTACCTCATCATAAGCAATTACAGGTTAAGAAAAAAGATGACTTAATAAACAATCAGAtagcaataaaaaaatcaaaggaaacCGAACTTTATAGGCAATATATTACCATGTCTTCAGGCGGTAAGACGATTGTTTCACCTATATCAAATTCAGTGTATACAAATTCATTATTGAAGCCTGGAACGAAGCCGCCTTTAATATACAGATTAGATGCAACATTGAAGAATCATGTATCAACAAATTCGAATTTTACTACAGAGTCAGATGTACCAATTTTAGTTAAAGGTGCATCCGGAAAATACACCTTTGCGTATCTTAATATTGAGAATGACGGTAAACCAAAATCAAAGGCgaacgaaaaaaaatcagttatacCAAAAGTTAATACCTCTGTGAACACGATTAAAGTAGTACCGCCAAATTCAAGTCTAAATAATCCTacattaacaaaattattaaaggACAATTCGATCTCACCAATAATGTCAAACTCGTCGACCGTTCCTACAATGACCAGCAGTACTAGTATGCTCAATTTAACTAGACTTTTAACAAGTAATCTATCAAAGTCTTCTGCTACGACCACCTGTACTAATATGTCATCTCGACCTATATCCAGTGTTACATCTGTTCTGCCGATACAACAGAAATCAAAACTTCCTACAGTTAAAGATATGTTGAAGAATGACACACTAAGTGAATTTAGGAAAACTAAAAGACTAGTAAGGGAAAATTTAGCATTGCtgcaaaaaacaaattgtgGAAGTAAAGACCTATTTGACACTTATAGcgatattttaaaaactatagAGAATCATGAAAATTCCATGTTTGAGACTTCAACTATGGTAAATAAGACATTAAACGTTCCTCCAAACGATTGTGTCACATCAACCGAAAAACCTTTAGTTACCAATTTTAGTGTAAGTTTACCTCGAGTACCGTTATTTTCTCAAGTTTCAAAGGTTCCAGAAATCAACGAAACGCTCCAAACAAAGACAGCAGTTTCAGGCAGTGCAACAAAGTCGCAAATACCTGTCATAAAACAATCTGAAAACCAGAGTGAAGGTCTTAAAAGACCCATAGTCGTTAAGGTGGTTTATGGAACAGAGAATATAAAAGGAAAAACTTCAATGACTACGCATGACTATATATTGGACGAATCTACTGGACATTTCCGACCTGCAAGTTGTTTagatgaaaaagacaaaacaatgaAGACAACTTTGTCAGTTCCAAAGGAAACAACTGCTGTATATGACACTACAGAGACCAATACATGTAGAGAGTTGTACTCTGCTGAAACCAGTAGAGTATCAGCATTTACCAAAACCAGAATTAAATCATGGTACTCTAACAAATGTTCTGCATCATTGATTCCCTGTACAAAAATAAAGTCAACGTTGACAAGCACGCACACAACCTCGACAGCTTATACAAATAGTGTGCCATGGAAGTTACCTTGGTTCAATAAAGTGTCTATCTCATCCAATGGGAACCCAGCTGTTAAATCGCAACAAGACAAATCAAATATCGTTTCATCACATGACAACAGAAAGCTAGTAACGTACGCAAATACAAAGGTTGTTTCGTCACTTCCTCAAAATAATGTAGTATCGCCATATTCCAGCAAAAGTGTTGGATCAcagttttcaaattcaaatggtatttcacCGAAGAATGATGTTCCGTCAAAAGTAAGTGCAGTAAAGTCCGTCCGAATTGATAAAACGGCTAGTTCAAGTTTAGTACagaatattcaaacaaaacttgccagaaaacaaaaacttattccatattattcattatatgaTAAAGACTTACCACATAAGCGTTTAACAAAAGACACACAAAATGATCAAAGTACTGCAGTGCCTATCAGTATACCATCGACTGTTATTCAGAGACCAGCTACTTCAAACGCTACAACAAATGCAACAGTGAATATTTTAGTTCCCTCTCCTTTGTACAAACAAAATGACTCTACTGCAGATGGTTTCAACTGTGCATCAGATAGATATGAAATTGCGAGTAAACAAAGTGGTAAAGTACAAAAAGTAACTCCACATCATTcagtatatgataaaaacttACTGCATATGTGTTTACCAAAAGACCCACAAAGTGACCAAAGTATTACAGTGCCTATCAGTATACCATCGACTGTTATTCAAAGCCCATCTACGTCAAAAGCTACAACAAATGCAACAGTGAATATTTTAGTTCCCTCTCCTTTGTACAAACAAAATGACTTAATCGCAGATGGTTTCAACTGTGCATCAGATAGATATGGAATTGCGAGTAAACAAAGTCACAGTGGTAAAGTACACAAACTAACTCTTTTTCATacattaaatgataaaaacttAACACATAAGCGTTTATCAAAAGACCCACAAAATTACCAGAGTATTACAGTGCCTATCAGTATACCGTCTACTGTTATTCAGAGCCGAGCTACGGCGCAAGCTACAACAAATGCAACAGTGGATAGTTTACCTCCCTCACctttgtttaaacaaaatgtcttAAACTCCAATGGTTGCAATTGTATCTCACGTGGTTGCAATTGTGCCTTGGATGGATATGGTATTAAAATTGATTCTGTGTATTCATTGAGAGAGGTACCCAAGAAGGCTCTCCAGACTACCCGATCATTTCTGAGGTATGGTTCTGAAACGGAGACAGACGATGAAGGAGAGCAGGCTACTTATTTTAGAGACCAATTTTATGGTAAACTACAGAAAACAAAGGTCAAACTGAATGAGGTGGCAAAAAAAGATGAAAGATTGAGGAAGCCTTGTTATGTAGTGCTCCAGGATTTAGAAGGGAAGTCGGTTTTACCCTCTCGCTGTACTAGTTGTTGTAGAAAGTATGTCGTCAGAAGTTTGTGTCAAAGAATTTTTACTATGgcaatgattttaaagaaagaaCTATTTAcatataagagaaaacatatCCGTTCACGTAAGAAAGGTATAAAAAAGAAACCAACGCAAAAGACTCTTGCGAGTGAAACACCCATCAGTTGT